A stretch of Arachis hypogaea cultivar Tifrunner chromosome 15, arahy.Tifrunner.gnm2.J5K5, whole genome shotgun sequence DNA encodes these proteins:
- the LOC112751353 gene encoding uncharacterized protein, with product MAGGMEAHKNKHIEDWGAARENLELNFRWTRRNFALVGIFGIAIPILVYKGIVREFHMQDEDNGRPYRKFM from the exons ATGGCTGGAGGAATGGAAGCACACAAGAACAAGCACATAGAGGATTGGGGCGCCGCTAGGGAGAATCTCGAGTTGAATTTCCGCTGGACCCGCCGCAACTTCGCTCTCGTCGGAATCTTCGGCATCGCCATTCCCATCCTCGTCTACAAAGGCATCGTCCGTGAATTT CATATGCAAGATGAAGATAACGGCAGACCGTACAGGAAGTTCATGTGA